The DNA segment GAGTTGTGCTAAATGCATCTAGATGTATTTCAACCTCATCAAAACCGTATTCTAATTCATATTTCTCACAAACTGTTGTACTTGGAAGTTTTCCTTTTTTTCTTACAGGAACAAATCCTATTTTAAGTCTTGTTGCTAGTGCGGCACCAAATATGAAACCTCTAGCATCAATACCAGCAACATAATCTAAATTATATGATTTATATTTTTCTTCAAGATGGCTCATTAAAAGTTCAAAAGCATCTTTGTTATTTAAAAGTGTTGTAATATCTTTAAAACTTATTCCAGGTTTTGGAAAATCTTCAACTGTTCTTATAGAGTTTAATAAAAACTCTCTATCTTTGTCTTCTAAAAATTTAATCTTATTCAAAATAACCTCTACTACATTAAGAAAAGTGGCATATTCTAGCCAAATAATTATTATTTCTCTATGATATATTAATAAAAAATTATATTTATACATAATATAAAAAGAGAGATTATTAAAAAATTGTTAACAGCTGGAAAACAAGAAAATAAAATTAAAATTAAAAGTTAATAAACTTCATAACTTTGTGTTACTAAACCACTATCTCTTATTTTTGTACAAATTGAAGAAGTTTTAGTTGTATCAACTTTTAAATCAATTGTTATTGGAGTTTTTGTTTTATTAATTTCTAAAGACAGACAACCATTTTTATCACTTATCTTTAAATCTTCGATATTCCAATTTGTAGTTGTAATATTTATAGAATCAGTAATTTTGTCAATCTTTTGATTTAACAAATAATAACTTTGTATAGAATTTATAGCAGTATTTATATCTCTTTTTAAAGTTGATACTAAAGCACTATCTTTTGTATCCATAAATCTAGGTACAGCAAAAGCAACGATTATTCCTAAAATAACTATCATAAAAATTAGTTCTAGTAGAGAAAAAGCACTTTTCATTATAATCCTTTAAATAATTTAAAAGATTATAAATGTTTAATTCTTAAAATAATATTATTTATTATAAAATATTAGGAATATCTATATTTGTTTCTTTTTCAACATCAGCAACTGTTTCAAAGACAACTTCGATAGGAGCTGAACCTGAGAAATCATTCTCTTTATCAACAAATTTTGTAAGATTTTTATGAAAATCCAGTTTTACTGTACCAATTGGTCCATTTCTCTGTTTCCCAATAATTATCTCAGCCTCTTCGATAGGTTTATCTTGAAATTTAGATTTATAATCTTCACCTTTATCTTTTGCCTCTTTTTCTTTTCTTGCTTCATCTCTTTGCTTATAAACATCATCTCTATAAACAAACATAATAATATCAGCATCTTGTTCAATAGCACCAGATTCTCTTAAGTCACTAAGCATAGGTCTTTTATCTGGTCTATTTTCTAAACCTCTATTCAGCTGAGAAAGTGCAACTATAGGAATTTTCAACTCCCTTGCTAACATTTTTAAACCCCTACTAATATCTGAAACTTCTTGATGTCTATCTTTGTTACCAAGACCTTGCATTAGTTGAAGATAATCTATTATTACAAGACTTATTTTATTATCTTCATTTTGTGCTAATTTTCTTACTCTTGCTCTAAGTTGATTAATATTAACACTTCCACCATCATCTACAAAAAGTTTTTTAGTATTTAAATGATTAAAAGCATCCGTTAATTTTGACCACTCATTATCATTCATATCACCTTTTCTTAGATTTTGTAAAGGTATAGAAGTTTTTGCTGCAAGTAATCTTAACATCAACTGTTCAGCTGGCATCTCAAGAGAGAAAAATATAACACCCTTATCTCTTTCAATATTTTTTAATGCCATGTTTAAAACCAAAGCAGTTTTTCCCATAGCTGGACGAGCAGCAATAATTACTAAATCTCCTTCATTAAAACCTGTTGTTCTCTTATCTAAAGATTCAAATCCTGTTGTTTGTCCAATTAAAAACTTGTTTCCAAGCTTTTTCATTTTCTCTATATATGCTAAAGTATCACCTGTTACAGTTTGCATATCTTTTAATTCACTAGTTGCACTATTTGTCGAAATTTTATAAAGCTCACCTTGAATAGTATCCAATGCTTCATTTGCTGTTATTTGATCTTCAATTGCAACTTTTTTTATTGTTGTAGCTAAACTTGCTAATTCTCTTTTTACAGAAGCATCTTTTATCTCTTTTACATAAGCTTGAGTATTTGTAATAGGATTTGCACTTAAAATTTCAAGTAAAACTGAATCATCAATATCTTTTGAATTAATTTTATTTCTAATAAAATCTTCATCAATTGGCATATCTTCTTCATGAAGTCTTATCATTGCTTCAAAAATAGATTTATGAGCAGGAAGATAAAAATCTTTTGGTTTTAAAACACCTAAAATATCTTCTAGCTCTTCAGGATTAAAAAATACTGAACTAAGAACAGCTCTTTCAATATTTATACTATAAATACTATCCATTATATTTTTCTTTTTGCTTCAAATTCTACTTCTTCTACAAATTTATTTATAAGTGCTTCTCCACTAAGTTTTGCAATAATTTCACCTTTTTTCATAACAAGACCACTTCCTTTTCCAAAAGCGATTGCAACATCAGCAGCCTTTGCCTCTCCAATAGCATTTACAACACAACCCATTACTGAAACATCTAAAGGTGTTCTAATATGTGCTGTTCTTTTTTCTATTTCTGCAACTGCACTTACTAAGTCAGCTTCAATTCTTCCACAAGTTGGACAAGAGATAATATTTAAACCCTCTTTTGAAATACCTAAATCTTTTAAAATAGCTTTTCCTACTTTAATTTCCTCTTCAAGTTCTCCTGTCATTGAAACTCTTAGAGTATCACCAATACCATCTAATAATAAACTTCCTAATGCAATTGATGATTTAATTGTAGAGTGAAATTGAGTTCCAGCTTCTGTTACACCTAAATGAAATGGATAGTTATTCATAGGTCTTAAAGTTCTATAAGCTTCAACAGTTCTTTGAACATCACTTGCTTTTAGCGAAATCTTTATATCTGTAAAACCTAAATCTTCCAAATATTTAATGTTATAATCAGCACTTGCAACCATTCCTTTTGCTGTTTGTCCATATTTATCTTCAAACTCTTTTTCTAAACTTCCACAATTTACACCAATTCTTATAGGTATATTTCTATTTTGGCAAGCTTTTACAACTTCTTGAACTCTTTTTTTATCTCCAATATTTCCAGGATTAATTCTAATACAATCTACAACTTCAGCAGCAATTAAAGCCAACTTATAGTGAAAATGTATATCTGCAACAATTGGTAAATCAACTTGTTTTTTTATCTCTTTTAAAGCATTAGCATCTTCAATATGTGGAACTGCAACTCTTACTATATCAGCACCTGCAAAATGAAGCTTTCTTATTTGCTCAACTGTGGCCTCTACATCTGATGTTTTTGTATATGTCATTGATTGAACACTTATTGGTGCATCACCACCAATTAGGACATTTCCTACTTTTATCTGTTTTGTTGGGTATCTATTTATCATGAGTGTGATTTTATCGTAAATTGTTTAAATTAAAGTGAAGATTAATTTTATAATAGATATTATTTTTTGCTTTAAAATATAAGCATTTTTTATACATCGAGGATAAATTGGCGACTAGAAAAA comes from the Aliarcobacter cibarius genome and includes:
- the apt gene encoding adenine phosphoribosyltransferase, with protein sequence MNKIKFLEDKDREFLLNSIRTVEDFPKPGISFKDITTLLNNKDAFELLMSHLEEKYKSYNLDYVAGIDARGFIFGAALATRLKIGFVPVRKKGKLPSTTVCEKYELEYGFDEVEIHLDAFSTTQNKRVLLIDDLVVSGGTAFAAANLIKKLEANLVEACFIINFTILPGKSKLEQLVPVYSVLEI
- a CDS encoding type II secretion system protein codes for the protein MKSAFSLLELIFMIVILGIIVAFAVPRFMDTKDSALVSTLKRDINTAINSIQSYYLLNQKIDKITDSINITTTNWNIEDLKISDKNGCLSLEINKTKTPITIDLKVDTTKTSSICTKIRDSGLVTQSYEVY
- a CDS encoding replicative DNA helicase; translated protein: MDSIYSINIERAVLSSVFFNPEELEDILGVLKPKDFYLPAHKSIFEAMIRLHEEDMPIDEDFIRNKINSKDIDDSVLLEILSANPITNTQAYVKEIKDASVKRELASLATTIKKVAIEDQITANEALDTIQGELYKISTNSATSELKDMQTVTGDTLAYIEKMKKLGNKFLIGQTTGFESLDKRTTGFNEGDLVIIAARPAMGKTALVLNMALKNIERDKGVIFFSLEMPAEQLMLRLLAAKTSIPLQNLRKGDMNDNEWSKLTDAFNHLNTKKLFVDDGGSVNINQLRARVRKLAQNEDNKISLVIIDYLQLMQGLGNKDRHQEVSDISRGLKMLARELKIPIVALSQLNRGLENRPDKRPMLSDLRESGAIEQDADIIMFVYRDDVYKQRDEARKEKEAKDKGEDYKSKFQDKPIEEAEIIIGKQRNGPIGTVKLDFHKNLTKFVDKENDFSGSAPIEVVFETVADVEKETNIDIPNIL
- the ispG gene encoding flavodoxin-dependent (E)-4-hydroxy-3-methylbut-2-enyl-diphosphate synthase, whose product is MINRYPTKQIKVGNVLIGGDAPISVQSMTYTKTSDVEATVEQIRKLHFAGADIVRVAVPHIEDANALKEIKKQVDLPIVADIHFHYKLALIAAEVVDCIRINPGNIGDKKRVQEVVKACQNRNIPIRIGVNCGSLEKEFEDKYGQTAKGMVASADYNIKYLEDLGFTDIKISLKASDVQRTVEAYRTLRPMNNYPFHLGVTEAGTQFHSTIKSSIALGSLLLDGIGDTLRVSMTGELEEEIKVGKAILKDLGISKEGLNIISCPTCGRIEADLVSAVAEIEKRTAHIRTPLDVSVMGCVVNAIGEAKAADVAIAFGKGSGLVMKKGEIIAKLSGEALINKFVEEVEFEAKRKI